tgttctctgcaccGCAacgagacagtgtgtgagatgGTGGATGCTCGACTGCAGCATGTGGTGTTCTTGCAGAGGccattttttcagaatataacTTAATGGCCATTTAATAAAAACTCATTATGAAGCAGCTGATCTGTGGACCCGCTGTTTAAGTGCTTCTCAAAGCTTCTTTAAACGCTGTCCGATCCTTTAGTTGCGGTGAGTGAAAAGTGTAAACTAACTTGTATTGTGTAAAGAGACGCTGGAGTGAGATTTAAAAAAGTCTGCTTTAAATAAACAATTACAAAAATGACacgttacatttttttattttgtattcagaaaaaaagtcagaaacCCTCCACGAGAGCAACTCACAGCCTCTGAGAGGCTGAGACGTCGATCTGAAGATACAAtggaggtgtgttttttttaatgatttattcaGCAGGAAGCACTCATATAAGCCACACTCATCATCTCTGAACAGCATTATTTCATAACCCCAAAACTCTTATTTGTATACAGagccaaataaaacatgttccTACGCCCCACTTTTAAACTTTCCAATCAGGTTCAATATACTgaacagaaaatacacacaacaaaTGCATAGAATCATTAGTTTATACCACCCCAAATAGTTTACATTGGGGTAAAAACTTACCCTTACCTTAAATTAAAACTGGAGTTATCTTAATAAACACATATATTGAATAATTGGCATGATTAAAAGGAGAGcacattttgattttctttgatttccacaaaaataaaagcaaagcaaatttcATAATAATCTAAACTATTCATTGTCTTTACATTTGCATTAATCAGAATtatgaaaacatcaaatgagCCTTTATTCTAAAGTCATTCACTCATAATGAACATCTTATAACTTTGCTGCTCCACGCAGCTTTCCAGCCGTTTTAAACTCTCAGTTCTGGTTTTATTTGGTATTTATTTGAAACGGCCTCCAGGTTTCTCACATAAGTCAAAGCAGGAGTCCAAAATCCCTGAGATACAACATGTCAACTGTGTACAAACGTATTATAAAGTTATAATGAATTAATCTCCACTTCCACAGCGAAGATCAATATCACAATTGATCAGAAAGGCACCACATCATGTGGTTTTACCGTCAGGTGAGCTGATGGACAGTTACAGTTAACCTTCCCGAACAAGTTTAAACACCGTCATATGACATATCTTAATACTTATACTCCTCCCCTCTATATAACTAGTTATAATAcatgatataatataatattaatagttTTCTATCTGCAGTTTTCTTATCTTATTTCATCGTTTGTCAATAAGGCACTGATGATGAGgacttaaaaaaacattatcgaGAACATTGACACTTTCCTTCTTCCTTGTTCAGACGATGTGGTTTTGCACCACAACGTCTCCTACGGGGGTCTTTATGTTGACTACCACCTGTTCACATGGTTGAGTGTAAAAAACTCCCGTTGTCCCAGATCCTCTCGCTCTCCATTTCTTGTAACACCAAAGAGCCACAACAACTAAAATAACAATACCAATTAAAccgatgacaataaaaacaaaggaagTCATTGGCAGACACCGACTCTCAGTGATGCAGATCATGGTGGAGTTCACTGAAAGACGAGACAAAGATGAGAGAAAATGAGTCATTCCATTTAgcattttttcaaaaacatgGTCATTACTACTTACGTTAGCTCTATGGATGATGTCTGTTGTTCCACCACTTTGCTCCGACCTGAAAGATCTCATCTGGCCTTCCCTGTGGTTTTATCttgtaaaaatgcatttcttctttatcttgtaaaaatgcatttcttctTTTGTATTATTAAATTGGCAAAGCAATACATTTATCAGTACAATTGTTACATGGcagacggggacggtctgcatgtgttcttgtcgttctccctcctgctcatttgtttctctcccccagtgattacGCTGATTGGCCAAAGAGGCTGAAGGCCCCGGATTACATGTTGCCTTTCAAGTTGGAGGTTGATGCCAGCGCAGTTGGAGCTGGTGCAGTTCTTCTGCAGGAGGATGCCCACGGCATCGACCTCCCTGTGAGTTATTTCTCACGGAAATTCAACAGGCATCAGCTTGGGTATTCAACAATAGAGAAGGAGGCTCTGGCCCTGTTTGCTCTACAGCATTTTGAGGTTTATCTTGGCTCAAGTGAAAAGCCTGTTCAAGTATTCACCGACCATAACCCTCTTGTGTTTCTTTCCAGGATGCATAACTACAACCAACGTCTGATGCGTTGGTCTCTCATTGTTCAGGACTACAACCTTAACATCATGCATAAAAAGGGATCTGaaaatgttcttgctgatgctTTGTCTCGTGCTGTATAGTTATGTTCAGCTATTAATTTAGATCGTAACTTTATGGGAGATTGTTTTTGTGGCATTAATTTTTTTTCTGAGCTTATATGGGTGGGGgtgttacatgccagacggggacggtctgcatgtgttcttgtcgttctccctcctgctcattggtttctctcccccagtgattatgctgattggccaactccaaacacaggtggaaagcaatcagccGTTCCGGTGGCGGTCCATAAAGGAAGACCCCTGAGAAGTGAAAGGGGGGGTGTTCTGCActgcgggctggtggccagtcttcctgtccGTGAGCTTTGGCTGTCTGGTAGCAAAACTGGAGTTttgtaaggtggaggttgaggaccttagtacgttggggtaccctgtacatttttgcacgtatgtatacctttgtatagatacaccaggtgtagtggttgttgtctcctgtgtaacgttttcctttagtccttttttagagaagcaggtaaggtattttgtttgacttgttttggatgaagagcgagtggtgagctaggcctcgttttgttatattcatttcatttgtttggcacaacctgtaggtcccatcttccaccatctccctccctcctgttgggagccatctttttgtgtaataataaaaaccagAAAGACcccttttaccctgactctgtcgcCTGTCGTTGATTGTGGTTTTATTGTCCTGGCAtctacaaaagggccgtaacaATGATGTTGTGGTGTAAAAGGTAAATCTTTTGCCTTTGAATTGTCTCTTGGTTTACACGTGTGAAGTAGAACAAGTAAAGGTTGTTTTGAAAAATTGTTTAGATAAAacaatttctttatttacaacCTGTGTGTTGCCTCCTCTTGGTTAAACTTGTTGGATTAAATGAGTGGCTCAGTCAAAAGGTGAAGAATGTAGGCTCACTGCATTTCTGAATGCAGTGTATCATCTGGTCATAATACTAACTAAAGACTTTAGTAAAAGACTAAAGTAAATATACGCAAAAAACAATGATCAACAAACAGCTAGATTTTCTTAGTCTATCTCAAACAATTATGACGTGACAAACCACTGTATGTCAaacttcctctttttctgccgCTGCTCTTCTGTCTTCTACCGTCTACCTGACGCACGGCGCGGTGAGCCACACATGACACTTCATTTAGAATCCTGGTTTTATTTCTTCTAAATGTAGATGATTGTATGACTGatgtagatgatgatgtgatttATTGTGTAGGTGATGCTCTTTTTGTGGAATCTGCAATTTTTCATCTCCTTCACGAAGCTGTAAGATGGTCACAGTTACCAGGTGTAACTAACGGTAATGTAGTTGGAGTTTTCTACTTCCTGAAAACTGCTGCACAAAAGCATCCTGTGGTCGAGcgcttacatttttaacaatcGGCGGGCAAAAAGGGGGTTTTATACACTCAAGGCGGCAATCTAAAACCACAAAGTGAATTCGTAGAGGAAACAGACTCACCAGTGGGTGTGAGATTATCTTCTGGATCCAGGAGTCTGCTGCAGTTGACTAGAGCACAAAAAGAATGTGGAGAACAAaccagaaaaatgtaaaaggttaGTTATGAAAATGTCCTATTCCTCCCTAAATTGCtgttaatttaaaaacaaatgcaatgcaGTGAAGCTCTCAGACATTCTGTGCTGCcgttctgtttgtgtttcttctcaACTGTTCTCACTGAACGTTGCCTCTGCTGAGTCAGCATGCGTGTAGTTTAATGTACTCGCCCCTCTTTGGTAGAGACCATCTTTTACAATGTGTGGACAGAAAGCGGAAAAGGTGAAGAAAAATAATCTAATGCCACACTTACTTTGGCAGTTGGCTTCTCCACGGacctaaaaaaggaaaaggaggaaaaggaagtgATTCTACAGAGCCAAATTCATATCTTCACCGAACATGTCCAGACATGTTTCAGGTTTGATTAGCAGGTACAAATACAGTATTTACAaagcttattttttattttgtaatagtAACCTGACTGTTTGATTACGTTTGGGCTTTGGACTGCTAATCTCACAAAACAAGAAATCTGAATGTTGTCCAAGAATTGGCTGCAGTTATCTTCTGGGAAATTCAATTTTTTCACTTAGAAAATACCGATTACggataaaaacatgaattaataaTGAAAATCCATAATGTTTATTTACAGCTAGGACTGCTAAACTAACGGTACTCCCCATCAGCATGTTTGTTTCATCGTGGCACTCCACTGTGTAGACCAGTGAGGGCTCGCAGTGATCCAGGGTGAGCGACTGGTCGGTCACATTCTGGACCGCTGGGACAGACTCACGGTTCATTACGATGACAGTCctctgaaaaatgtaaaaaaaacattgaggatGGGGAAAGATGCTCAGCTTATTAGAGATCCTCTCTGATGAACCCAGTTGGGGCCGAGTGTGAAGGACTCACGTTCTTGTCCTCCCAGAGCGTTTTGCACTTGGAGGAACTGGGTGGGTGGGACAGGAGGTAGATGAATGCATTGTTTTTCTCGGTGACGTTGCAGGTCAGATCGGACGGACGCtttgctgcagctgaagggTGAACCGGCAGCACTGCAAAACCTGACAaggataaacaaacaacaaaacaaacttaGGCTGGCGTGTCCATGTTCCTCTCCGGTTTGATTTCAATAACTTGATTGTATCTCATTGAGATCCTTTCTAAATGCTATCAGAACTTTATTCTAGACCACATGCAAGAACACAGAATGGATAAAATGTGTCTTTAAGCAGAGAACACGTGTGTCATGAAGGGTGCTGTGAATGTCAATCTACACTACAAGGGGGGCAACACTAAAACCTGGATGAAtggaaagacaggaagtgaagggaGTGAGAAGTCAGTCAAAGAGTATTTATACTTTTCAAATATCTACTCTCGTGCAGCTTTTCACAGCAGATAGAAACCAGTTTGAGTGacttttatttaacaacaaTTCGGATTGTTATCAGATCTCTGaataaatgaacatgaaaaCAGAGCTAATTGAAAAGAAATCTATGTGTTTAGTCAAGACAGAGATAAGCTTTGGTTTATCAGAGATCAGAGTTCAGATCACTTGTCGATAATACTCATGGAatatgcaaaataaatacatacacatatatatatatattcatggtagaaactacaaaatgaatATGAACTGACCGAATAATTATTTAATGTAAGTACATTTTTGAGGTATAAGTAAGTAATTAAATATATGCTCCACTACACTTCAGGGTACATTTACACCAGCTACATATACCACTCACACTTGCTACATGCGATCAACTGATAAAATACTTTACATCAacagacaacaaaaataacaagacataaaaaaaaaagatccaacaaGATCCTTCCAGTCTGGACGTCTGCTCCATTGGAGGAGTGAGTGACCATAGTCTCATAATTCCAATTTGTCAACACTAACAATATATACTGTAGATTATCTGAGTCAGACTGATCCCCTACTTAACACATGCTGTAAAGATGACAGAATTGTTGAGAGTTTGCTTTACACTTAAGTACAATGATTTCTTTACAGTGTTTGTTTGGAGGAGATTACCTCACAGGGCGTGTTTAAACACTTTCCCCTGCAGCTATGAGGGAAAGACCGTTACTGCAGCACGCGTCTTTGTGACTCAGATTCATTAGATAATGCTGCTTAGTGTTGAAcaattgaatgaataaaaccaGTATTGTAAAGAGTCCTGCAACAGACTTAATTCAAACTCAAAAACAACCAGAGATGGAACATTATTCAAACAATGGACTCAAAGTCGTATCAGACACTTAATGCAACGTTGACTTAAGGCGAGGCATGGTTCATTTTTTGCCAACATCACCAAATGGAAGTCACTCATGACCCATATGGTTGTTTGATTGTAGCAGCTACAAGCCTCCacactatttatttttctccactGTTGCATAAATCATTTGGACCGCTCTGAAGTTGCAGATGAAGCGATGTAAACGCCAGTGGGCCTCACATGCATCAGCCATAAGACAGCGGGAGAGTGAGGAGTACGTAGACAGGATTAAACCGGTTTATGAGTCATCCCAACCAGAAGAACacccctccccaaaaaacacttgtggacacacacacacacacacacacacacacacccacacacagtgaAATAGCACAGAAGGCCTCTCTAGGCTTTGGGCCTGGTGCACACAGTGATGTGTTAATGGCGGCGCAGGTTTCCTGCTACTTTCACTACACGCCACCATCACTTCATTTATCTGTAACTTTATAACAGCTTCTTGCACAATCCTCACGGTCACCAAACCTACATGTACTTAAACCAAGTAtacttgtacttgtacagcgTCTTTCTAGTATCCCGACCGCTCcgagcgctttaacactacacgtcatcattcatacactgattaCAGCAGCTACGGTGCACAGCGCCGCCTGCCCATCAGGAACTATCATCCacgtagtcacagctacaggagcatgcGGCTAGAAGGGCCCGGGGTCGAACCGCcgatcctctgattggaggacggccgAGCTTCTCACTTATAGTAGATCTTTTATGACAAGGACATTGTCCTCAAAAAGAGGACAAGTCCCCACAATTTTACTGTGCACAGGTCCATGTCCCACAACACGAGTAATACATTGTAGTAAGTATTTAATATTTTCGTGTATGATGCCGGTTgaattgcgtgtgtgtgtgtgtgtgtgtgtgtgtgtgtgtgtgtgtgtgtgtgttcagttttGACCAAATCCCTATGTAATGTTTATTCTAATGAGGTTTACGGTCCCCACCGCTGGACTCCCATGTAACAAAGCCAGAGACAGTGAAGACATTTCAGTCTACAGCAGGGGAGCGTCACTTCGCTCCTGCTGCAGGTGGAAAGTACCTTTCCTTCCCTTCTGGGAAAACCAGCCTTTTACGGGAATCAGGTCTCATGAGAACAGAAAAGTGTCCATTCAACTTTATTGATGTCCCGTTTTGAACTATTATTTTACCACGTGAATACTCCGATTTGCATTGTTTTCACTCTCACACACCGCACCACGCTAGTTTCTGAGTAACATTTCTCGGTTCATCTGGAGACACGCACGCATCTAACTTGTCGTTACCACGTCTGTTTTATTCTGGTTTATTCTCGGTTTTCATCTGAATGCCGCAAATCTCAATCGACAGCTGAGGCAACTCCATGCGTAATTGCGTAATGGAGTTTGGTTTGAGCGCTTTAGATATTCAGTCTTTAGTCTCGCGAACATATTGAATACTTACCGATAACGACGAAGAAGATCGGTAACTTGCTATTAATCATCTTTAGGCCAATGTGCGCGGAACTTCAGTTTAGGATGTTAACGTCTGGCAGGTTTCCGTGGAGTGACGGGCCGTGGACGCAGCGGGCGGGGCGTTATGTTTATGGACCCGCCTCCTATGTGCAAATGCTGAGACATCAGGTTTGACGtaaatttttttgtttttataaactcTATTGAGAAATTATAACGTTGGTACAACACCTCACTTAAAAGAATAGCGCAGTCTTTAAACCAGAtccccaaaatgtattttcacgTCGTTCTTGTTCTAGACGACCTGCTCTATGCGCTTGTTAACTTCCATTATAAACAACTGTACAGCAGCGTTGTAGTCTGCGTGATACTATAGGAAAAGTCAAGGATTCCCATATACCCACTAACGAGAGCGCGATGACACGTAACAACATCATCGTGACAGAACGTTGTCactttcattcataaattcacACCCGTCTGTGTGTACAGTCAGAGCCATTCTCTATTCCTCTATACACTGTGAGAATCTATATATCTATTACTCATAATCAGAAAtgtgatcaattgaagcagtgaaacatgggACATGTCACGGTCTGACTCGGCTTTGGAGGTGTGGTTTCAGGCTGGGAGAGCAGGTTTCCGTGGTTACCTGGGCGGAGTCTGgtggctgcctgctgtcacaGCTGAACCCCTCTTAAGGAACAGCAGGAGCGCCAGTCTTCGCCAGATCGTTTTGCCTTCCTAGTGGTAACTTGGCCAGCTCCAGTTTTGCTACCAAAACTAAGAACTATgtccctctgctgccaaaaataaaatgttttatttctctggATCCTGCTTTTGAGTCCAACCCTCGTTCTGGCTATCACCCCATGACAGGACatccaaataaaccaacagaactttacgaagagcacgacatgcaggggctttccagatgttctctgcaccGCAacgagacagtgtgtgagatgGTGGATGCTCGACTGCAGCATGTGGTGTTCTTGCAGAGGccatttttttcagaatataACTTACGTAATCATTAATTATTGGCCATTTAATAAAAACTCATCATGAAGCAGCTGATCTGTGGACCcgctgtttgtttaagtgcttCTCAAAGCTTCTTTAAACGCTGTTCGATCCTTTAGTTGCGGTGAGTGAAAAGTGTAAACTAACTTGTATTGTGTAAAGAGATGCTGGAGtgagattttaaaaagtctGCTTTAAATAAACAATCACAAAAATTATacgttacatttttttattttgtattcagaaaaaaagtcagaaacCCTCCACGAGAGCAACTCACAGCCTCTGAGAGGCTGAGACGTCGATCTGAAGATACAAtggaggtgtgttttttttaatgattcattcAGCAGGAAGCACTCATATAAGCCACACACATCATCTCTGAACAGCATTATTTCATAACCCCAAACTCTGATTTGTATACAGagccaaataaaacatgttccTACGCCCCACTTTTAAACTTTCCAATCAGGTTCAATATACTgaacagaaaatacacacaacaaaTGCATAGAATCATTAGTTTATACCACCCCAAATAGTTTACATTGGGGTTAATTAAAACTGGAGTTATCTTAATAAACACATATATTGAATAATTGGCATGATTAAAAGGAAAGcacattttaattttctttgatccacaaaaataaaagcaaagcaaatttcATAATAATCTAAACTATTCATTGTCTTTACATTTGCATTAATCAGAATtatgaaaacatcaaatgaacCTTTATTCTAAAATCATTCACTCATAATGAACATCTTATAACTTTGCTGCTCCACGCAGCTTTCCGGCCGTTTTAAACTCTCAGTTCTGGTTTTATTTGGTATTTATTTGAAACGGCCTCCAGGTTTCTCACATAAGACAAAGCAGGAGTCCAAGATCCCTGAGATACAACATGTCAACTGTGTACAAACGTATTATAAAGTTATAATGAATTAATCTCCACTTCCACAGCGAAGATCAATATCACAATTGATCAGAAAGGCACCACATCATGTGGTTTTACCGTCAGGTGAGCTGATGGACAGTTACAGTTAACCTTCCCGAACAAGTTTAAACACCATCATATGACATATCTTAATACTTATACTCCTCCCCTCTATATAACTAGTTATAATAcatgatataatataatattaatagttTTCTATCTGCAGTTTTCTTATCTTATTTCATCATTTGTCAATAAGGCACTGATGATGAGgacttaaaaaaacattatcgaGAACATTGACACTTTCCTTCTTCCTTGTTCAGACGATGTGGTTTTGCACCACATCGTCTCCTACGGGGGTCTTTATGTTGACTACCACCTGTTCATATGGTTGAGTGTAAAAAACTCCCGTTGTCCCAGATCCTCTCGCTCTCCATTTCTTGTAACACCAAAGAGCCACAACAACTAAAATAACAATACCAATTAAAccgatgacaataaaaacaaaggaagTCATTGGCAGACACCGACTCTCAGTGATGCAGATCATGGTGGAGTTCACTGAAAGACGAGACAAAGATGAGAGAAAATGAGTCATTCCATTTAgcattttttcaaaaacatgGTCATTATTAGTTACGTTAGCAATGTGGCTCTATGGATGATGTCTGTTGTTCCACCACTTTGCTCCGACCTGAAAGATCTCATCTGGCCTTCCCTGTGGTTTTATCttgtaaaaatgcatttcttcttttctattattaaattggCAAAGCAATACATTTATCAGTACGATTGTTACATGGcagacggggacggtctgcatgtgttcttgtcgttctccctcctgctcatttgtttctctcccccagtgattacGCTGATTGGCCAAAGAGGCTGAAGGCCCCGGATTTCATGTTGCCTTTCAAGTTGGAGGTTGCAGCGCAGTTGGAGCTGATGCAGTTCTTCTGCAGGAGGATGCCCACGGCATCGACCACCCTGTGAGTTATTTCTCACGGAAATTCAACAGGCATCAGCTTGGGTATTCAACAATAGAGAAGGAGGCTCTGGCCCTGTTGCTCTACAGCATTTTGAGGTTTATCTTGGCTCAAGTGAAAAGCCTGTTCAAGTATTCACCGACCATAACCCTCTTGTGTTTCTTTCCAGGATGCATAACTACAACCAACGTCTGATGCGTTGGTCTCTCATTGTTCAGGACTACAACCTTAACATCATGCATAAAAAGGGATCTGaaaatgttcttgctgatgccTTGTCTCGTGCTGTATAGTTATGTTCAGCTATTAATTTAGATTGTAACTTTATGGGAGATTGTTTTTGTGGCATTAATTTTTTTTCTGAGCTTATATGGGTGGGGgtgttacatgccagacggggacggtctgcatgtgtccttttcgttctccctcctgctgattggtttctctcccccagtgattatgctgattggccaactccaaacacaggtggaaagcaatcagccGTTCCGGTGGCggtccataaaggaagactcctgagaagtgaaaGGGGGTGTGTTCTGcgctgcgggctggtggccagtcttcctgttCGTGAGCTTTGGCTGTCTGGTAGCAAAACTGGAGTTttgtaaggtggaggttgaggaccttagtacgttggggtaccctgtacatttttgcacgtgtgtatacctttgtatagacacaccaggtgtagtggttgttgtctcctgtgtaacgttttcctttagtccttttttagagaagcaggtaaggtattttgtttgacttgttttggatgaagagccagtggtgagctaggcctcgttttgttatattcatttcatttgtttggcacaacctgtaggtcccatcttccaccatctccctccctcctgttgggagccatctttttgtgtaataataaaaaccagAAAGACcccttttaccctgactctgtcgcCTGTCGTTGATTGTGGTTTTATTGTCCTGGCAtctacaaaagggccgtaacaATGATGTTGTGGTGTAAAAGGTAAATCCTTTGCCTTTGAATTCTCTCTTGGTTTACACGTGTGAAGTAGAACAAGTAAAGGTTGTTTTGAGAAATTGTTTAGATAAAacaatttctttatttacaacCTGTGTGTTGCCTCCTCTTGGTTAAACTTGTTGGATTAAATGAGTGGCTCAGTCAAAAGGTGAAGAATGTAGGCTCACTGCATTTCTGAATGCAGTGTATCATCTGGTCATAATACTAACTAAAGACTTTAGTAAAAGACTAAAGTAAATATACGCAAAAAACAATgatcaacaaacagctggatttTCTTAGTCTATCTCAAACAATTATGACGTGACAAACCACTGTATGTCAaacttcctctttttctgccgCTGCTCTTCTGTCTTCTACCGTCTACCTGACGCACGGTGCGGTGAGCCACACATGACACTTCATTTAGAATCCTGGTTTTATTTCTTCTAAATGTAGATGATTGTATGACTGatgtagatgatgatgtgatttATTGTGTAGGTGATGCTCTTTTTGT
This Gasterosteus aculeatus chromosome 8, fGasAcu3.hap1.1, whole genome shotgun sequence DNA region includes the following protein-coding sequences:
- the LOC120823613 gene encoding uncharacterized protein LOC120823613, encoding MINSKLPIFFVVIGFAVLPVHPSAAAKRPSDLTCNVTEKNNAFIYLLSHPPSSSKCKTLWEDKNRTVIVMNRESVPAVQNVTDQSLTLDHCEPSLVYTVECHDETNMLMVRGEANCQINCSRLLDPEDNLTPTVNSTMICITESRCLPMTSFVFIVIGLIGIVILVVVALWCYKKWRARGSGTTGVFYTQPCEQVVVNIKTPVGDVVVQNHIV